The following are from one region of the Periophthalmus magnuspinnatus isolate fPerMag1 chromosome 5, fPerMag1.2.pri, whole genome shotgun sequence genome:
- the LOC117370849 gene encoding odorant receptor 131-2-like, whose amino-acid sequence MNTSLLGQNVSTAVTSQFKQDSFDSAVAKNVLVVALGITISYINGTMIYTFWKHQVFYMNSRYILFIHLVINDMIQLSTSILLFVLSYFFHINAFLCCIIIAFAVLTTVNTPLNLAVMAVECYVAVCFPLRHSDMCTVKRIYIVIACIWALSLLSSLPDIFYFMAANPDQLFSSTLLCTINTLITNSIFIKKKEILYIVYFVSVWLVFIYTYFKIFFATKSLKSLKSSETKKAQNTILLHSFQLLLSMLTYIYPMTLKQIFQLFSLYYVHVIYLWYILVQILPRCVSPILYGLRDVLFRNHLKKYLPCSFCLRHQ is encoded by the exons ATGAATACTTCACTGTTGGGTCAAAATGTATCTACTGCTGTAACGAGCCAATTCAAACAAGACTCTTTTGACTCTGCAGTAGCCAAAAATGTTCTGGTTGTTGCTCTTGGAATTACCATCAGCTACATAAATGGCACAATGATCTACACCTTCTGGAAACACcag GTCTTTTACATGAACTCTCGCTACATCTTATTCATACACCTAGTGATCAATGATATGATCCAGCTGTCAACAAGCATCCTTCTGTTTGTGCTGAGCTATTTTTTCCACATCAATGCCTTTCTATGTTGCATTATAATTGCCTTTGCTGTTCTCACTACTGTCAACACTCCTCTAAACTTAGCAGTGATGGCAGTGGAGTGTTATGTTGCTGTATGTTTCCCCCTTCGGCATTCTGACATGTGCACTGTCAAAAGGATTTACATAGTGATTGCATGTATTTGGGCTTTAAGCTTACTGTCATCTTTACcagacatattttattttatggcagCAAACCCTGATCAGCTATTTTCCTCTACGCTTTTGTGTACTATTAATACATTGATTACAAATTCTATTTTtatcaaaaagaaagaaattttatatattgtatattttgttagTGTCTggcttgtgtttatttatacttattttaaaatattctttgCCACTAAATCGCTCAAATCTTTAAAGTCTTCTGAGACTAAAAAGGCTCAAAATACTATCCTTTTGCATTCGTTTCAGTTGCTTTTGTCCATGTTAACCTACATTTATCCAATGACACTGAAAcaaatttttcaacttttttctctATATTACGTGCATGTAATATATTTGTGGTATATTTTGGTCCAGATTTTACCAAGGTGTGTTAGTCCCATTCTGTACGGGCTGCGTGACGTTTTGTTTAGAAATCACCTGAAAAAGTACCTGCCATGTTCATTTTGCTTGAGGCACCAAtag
- the LOC117370850 gene encoding odorant receptor 131-2-like — translation MNISGGNSTPVLVRDSLQTAILKNVITVVLCLSINYINATLVYTFIRHEIFKINSRYILYIHLVMNDIILLTILTLIQVLSYIVYTLNVSLCILLVLFGMAANFNNPMTLAVMALECYIAVCYPLQHSQICTVKNTYIVIAFIWLISGFYLLPDKDKIFDAVLMAIVWLTLFYTYLRILFTAKAAAADARKARNTVLLHSFQLMLSMLTYLYYIIFFGLLSLFPDSARDIRFAITIFISIMPRLVSPLVYGLRDKSFRKYLKQHMFCTKAVV, via the exons ATGAATATTTCTGGCGGTAACTCGACTCCAGTTCTGGTGAGGGACAGTCTCCAAACTGCTATACTGAAGAATGTGATCACAGTggttctctgtctctccatcaaCTACATTAATGCTACTCTGGTGTACACCTTCATAAGACATGAG attttcaaaattaattCCCGCTACATCCTCTACATTCACCTGGTCATGAACGACATCATCTTATTGACCATTTTAACTCTCATTCAGGTGTTGAGTTACATCGTTTACACCCTCAATGTGTCCCTATGCATTCTTCTGGTTCTGTTTGGTATGGCAGCTAATTTCAACAACCCGATGACACTAGCAGTTATGGCTCTTGAATGTTACATTGCTGTGTGCTACCCTCTGCAGCATTCCCAAATATGTACAGTGAAAAACACCTACATCGTCATAGCCTTCATTTGGTTGATAAGTGGTTTTTACCTACTCCCAGAT aaagataaaatatttgatGCAGTATTAATGGCTATTGTGTGGCTGACTCTTTTCTACACATATTTGAGAATACTTTTTACAGccaaagcagcagcagcagatgctCGAAAAGCCCGCAACACGGTCTTGCTTCATAGTTTCCAGCTAATGCTCTCAATGCTCACATATTtgtattacattatattttttggGCTTCTGTCATTGTTTCCAGATAGTGCTCGGGATATACGCTTTGCAATAACGATCTTTATTAGTATCATGCCACGACTCGTCAGTCCACTTGTGTATGGACTCAGAGATAAAAGTTTTCGAAAATATCTAAAGCAGCACATGTTTTGTACAAAAGCAGTGGTGTAA
- the LOC117370851 gene encoding odorant receptor 131-2-like, whose protein sequence is MNFSSSSSNSSPVVRDDLKNAIFKNIIIVTLCLFINYINATLLYTFTKHEIFKMNPRYILFIHLVINDIILLTLLTLMYILSYTIYIYNVSLCILLILIGSSSNFNNPMTLALMAIECYVAVCFPLRHSQIITVKKTYIVIVFIWLISALYLLPDVFIALAKEPLDFFYSKIFCTRPNIFRHSQVAEKDIIFNAVFMVIIWSTLFYTYLQIVFTAKSASAGARKARNTVLLHSFQLSLSMLTYLYFVIYYELTALFPESASAIRFAMMIFINIIPRLVSPLVYGIRDKTFRKYFTQHLFCGKAFH, encoded by the exons ATGAATTTCTCCAGCTCTAGCAGTAACTCTAGTCCTGTGGTGAGGGATGATCTGAAGAatgccatttttaaaaacatcatCATTGTAACTCTCTGCCTGTTCATCAACTACATTAATGCTACTCTGCTTTATACCTTCACCAAGCATGAG ataTTCAAAATGAATCCTCGCTACATTCTCTTCATCCATCTAGTCATCAACGACATCATCCTGTTGACACTGTTGACCCTGATGTACATATTGAGCTAcactatttacatttacaatgtTTCACTGTGCATTCTGTTGATTTTAATCGGTTCTTCTTCTAATTTTAACAATCCTATGACTCTTGCCTTGATGGCCATTGAGTGCTATGTTGCTGTCTGCTTCCCTCTGCGACACTCACAGATCATTACTGTCAAGAAGACATACATTGTCATTGTCTTTATTTGGCTGATAAGTGCTTTGTATCTACTTCCTGATGTATTTATTGCTTTAGCTAAAGAGcctcttgattttttttattctaaaatATTTTGTACAAGGCCTAATATTTTTAGACATTCACAAGTGGCAGAGAAAGATATCATCTTCAATGCAGTGTTTATGGTCATAATCTGGTCCACTCTTTTctacacatatttacagatagTGTTCACAGCAAAGTCGGCTTCAGCTGGTGCTCGAAAAGCCCGAAACACTGTGCTACTTCATAGTTTCCAGCTATCGCTCTCAATGCTCAcctatttgtattttgtaatttattatgAACTCACAGCACTGTTTCCAGAAAGTGCGTCTGCTATCCGTTTTGCTATGATGATTTTCATCAATATCATTCCACGACTTGTCAGTCCCCTCGTTTACGGGATCAGAGATAAAACTTTTAGAAAATACTTCACACAACATTTGTTTTGTGGGAAAGCATTTCATTAA